The sequence below is a genomic window from Lolium perenne isolate Kyuss_39 chromosome 7, Kyuss_2.0, whole genome shotgun sequence.
CTGAAATGTTGGCTACATGCATTTGCTAGCTATATATAGTAGATAGTTGACCGAAACAGCTAAAGTGTACTGTCATATGGGTTGTTATCTAACTGCCACTTAgactgtcctttttggtgaacaaCGTGATAGTCTAAGTATGCAAGGTCTTCACTGAAGCTTCTATGGTACAGTTGAGCATCACTGATTAGTTGATTATTCTTGATGATTGAACTATTGCAGAGTTCAGTTACTTTCTTTTCAGTGGCACCGTATTTCATAGAGTAGTTCACGATAGTTGTTCAAGGAAGGAGTAGGTGATATCATATGTCTTTTTCTCGAATGTAGGTGATGTCATATATCAACGCATTCTGCATAATGTGTCTCTGTAACTTTGTGCATTCTATACTTCCTCTGCTGACACCATAATCATTTCAACATATGGGTTCAGGTAATGGTTTTACTCAAATCGGCGATCATGGAAAAGCACCTCCCTCCATTGAAGTACCTGAATTATCATTTGATGAACTGAAAGAAAAGACTGATGACTTCGGGTCAACAGCTTTGGTTGGTGAGGGTTCATATGGAAGAGTGTATTATGCTGTTCTAGAGAACGGGACGCATGTGGCTGTGAAAAAGCTTGATACTTCAGCAGACCCTGAGCCTGACGATGAATTTATAGCACAGGTGTGGTTGCCGTGTATATAGCTATCTGCAAACATTATGGCCTTACTAATGTAACCTTATAAGTTATCGACAAATATCTTTGACCAATTGTTATGGGTCTTTTCCCCTTCTCTGGATGTAGGTTGCAGTTAtctcaagattaaaacatgaacattTTGTGGACATGCTTGGGTACTGTTTGGAAGGAGATCAGCGCTTATTGGCCTATGAATTTGCCACTATGGGCTCTCTACATGATATTTTGCATGGTATTTAACTAGCAGACACATATGAGTTGACATAAAGCTAATTCAAGGTTGTATGCATGTTCTTGACATGCATCTTGTTATCGAAGCTACACAGATATATAACTGCAAATCCATTTTGCACTTTTGCTCTTTCAACAGGAAGAAAGGGTGTCGCAGGTTCACAGCCTGGCCCAGCACTTGACTGGATGCAAAGGATCAAAATTGTTGTGGATGCTGCAAAAGGGCTTGAGTATCTTCATGAGAAAGTCCAGCCTTCTGTAGTCCATCGTGACATACGGTCTAGCAATGTTCTTTTATTTGAGGACTACAAAGCTAAAATTGCAGACTTCAACCTTTCAAATCAATCCCCTGATATGGCTGCTCGTCTGCATTCTACCCGTGTCCTTGGAACGTTTGGATATCATGCTCCCGAGTAATTATTCGACTTATACATCTTGAATATGTTTATAGTTTTGTATAATATATTTGCGattgtgatcctaagtaatactATGCTGGGATTTTGCCTAATCATCGCTGTAAGCAAGCATTCTAgtggattttattttttgtgttttgggactaGAATATTGGCCAAGTGCAAACGAAACCTATAGTTGAACAGATAACTGAAGTTTCTTTTAATTGTTACTAGTGTTTAGATACTCAATTCTGATATGGGAAACTGCAATTCTCACCTGATTTCAGCATATAAGAGTTGCCTTATGCAATGCAGGTATGCCATGACTGGTCAGCTGACGCAAAAGAGTGATGTGTATAGCTTTGGGGTTGTTATTTTGGAGCTCCTAACCGGAAGGAAACCAGTAGATCACACAATGCCAAGGGGACAGCAGAGTCTTGTTACCTGGGTATGTATGCATTCCTTTATTTTGTTCGCCGTATTATTCCACAAGATTCTGCTCTCGAAGTTGAGGAGAGGATATAATGGACTCAACTAAGACTGAATCTTACACCCATGCCGAAAACACACCATTTTCACAGGACATACGCTATAACTAAGTCTGAATCTGACAGCCACACCAAATCACTTGAGTTTTCTGGCATTAGTTGCAGTCATGCAGGTTCTCTAGTTCTCCATCACATATTTGTTTCGGGTAATGTGTAAGCAGTTCTGCACATATCTGGATAACTTCATTTGATTTTTCCCCGACAAAACATAAAATCCCTACTGTTTCGCTTTACTGATGTGCCAAAGAACAAATAAAGATATTACCAATGAAGTTAGTTGGATGTAGTGATGCACTTTGTACATATAATATTATTTTGTAGACTGATTTGTTATTCATTTTCATACCAGGCAACACCACGGCTTGGCGAAGACAAGGTGAAACAATGTGTTGATCCAAGATTAAATGGAGACTACCCTCCAAAAGGAGTTGCCAAGGTATATCTTCCTCCCTCCTCCCCAATGCATATGTGCATGTGAAGCGTCTTTTTTTTTCGTTAACTCACTTTTGCATGTGTATAATTTTGCATTAAAAAGAAAAGCTGCTGATGGCGAATAGGTACAAAGCCACACAAGGTGGCTGCGGCCAGATGACCCAACTGAAAAAACAACACTCTGTACATAAAGCATGGTGATACTCCTAAGATGGTTTCTATTATAGGAAATGGATGGACATTTCTCAGCTTTGCTACAATATTGTTGAAGATACTTAGGGAAAATCTGCATTGCTTGCACTAGATTTTGAGTTTTGATGGGCATTACATGCACTAGATTTTAGGTTTTGTTGGAGGAAATGGGTGGACATTTCTTAGCTATGATAAAGTATACTTCAAGTTTCTTTGTGTTGCTAGGGAAAATTTCCATTGCGACCACTAGATTTTGGTTTTTGTTGGGCATTACTTGCACTAGTTACTGGGTTTTGTTGGATGGAATGGGTGGACATTTCTCAGCTTTCCTAAAGTATTCTTCAAGTTACTATATTACTAGGGAAAATCTGCATTGCTAGCACTAGTTCCTTTTCTATTAGGAATCAATGGAGATTTCTGAGGGCGAGCCTGGCACAGTGGTAGAATATCTCCACTTGTGTCCTGAAGGTCCTGGTTTGAATGAACCTTTTTGGATAAATAGAATGGAAAGGCAGCCTAGAAATTCCCTTCCCGAAACCTCACAATGTGTGGGAGCTTTCGGCGCTGGATACGTCCTTTAATCGATGGACATTTCTCAGCTTTGCTACAATCTTCAAGCTACTATGAGTTAGAGAAAATTTTCATTGCTTCCACTAGATTTGGGAAATCCCAACCTATCAACTGATATTTTCTTTGCTATCGGTGCAGCTCGCGGCAGTGGCAGCTCTATGTGTGCAATACGAATCAGAGTTCAGACCCAGCATGAGCATTGTAGTCAAAGCACTGTCGCCCCTTCTTATAAATAAACCACAACAGCAACCGGCAGCTCCAGACACACCTTCAGATGGTTGACAACATGTGCAATGCGAGGTCCATGTAAAGGGATACCTTTTTTTCGTTGGTACGTCATTTTTCGCAATGTTCTTGCCAACATTTATATGTTTCCTTGATCAGAATGTATCTGAAAGAAATAAAATAACACGTCAAGTTTATCCGTCATGTAGGTTGCTCTGGCATCGCTTGTCCATGTTTCTTGTGGTCCTCAAGGACTAGCGGTCAACTTGTGTTCTTGTGTCCTTTCCATCCATATGGTTGCTCTGTGTTTTGTGTTCTTCGAGAAGTACTTGATGCTTCTTTTCACCTTGTAATTGGGTTTGCTCATACTTGGATCTCAGTGGTTAATGATGCCTTAATTCTTTGAGTTTGTGTTCTAGTAGCATTCATAGATTCAAACGCCACTGTTAATAATAAAGCTTTAATTCTTCGAGCCCATCGGGCCCTAATCTTCTCATACATTTCGGTGACGACTTATGCAGCTATTCAAAAAGGTTATTCTACCTCGTGTATGTCTTCTGTATACTGTAATCAATGGAGGGAAATGGGGACGTGAAAAGTAAAGATATAGGCGACGACTTTGAATTATCTTGATGCAACTTGTAGTTTTAGTCGGGGAGCGCTGTTGTTTACATTTGTTTATGTATATATCCTCAGTCGATCGGATTTAAATTGTTTGATTTTTCATGAAATCAATTCGTTTGCGTaacaaaaagaaaaggaaaacacAACCTAACCCGACTTGTTTAATTTGAATTTAGCGGTCAGCACGTGCTCGACTAACACAAGCAAAATATGACGTGTATCATTGTGAGACCATACAGCTTATAGCAAACTCTGCACACAGATTGGCTCATGTGGAGTGATGGATCACCGCCGTCACCGGTACCGGTAGCCACCTAACGATAAGAAGTAGCTACGGGGTAGCTCACCTACACTCCCCTGTTACTGACAGATGGATTTCCGGATATGTCTTCTGTTTTTATTACTACCTCTATTTCGATGAATATTTTAAGGAGAGCTTTAACCGAAAAGGTTAAGCAAAATAATTAAATATATTTTACGTAAttggtatcgttggattcgtattgaaaaaatactttctaatgatattagTTTTGTACCAACAACTTTTATATATTTGGAGTAATTATTGAAAAAAATACGAAAAGCAAAGACGCATTTATCCATTGGAATGGAGGAGTACTAATTAAGTCTAGTCCAGATGCTTAAGATTCCTGATGCATTTGATCAGTGAAGTTTCCTTGTAGGAATGTAGGATTAGGAATTGAAGCTCCTACTTCTATGATTGGGACTTGAAGTAGCTTTAGCTGCCAGTTTTCCAGGAATACGCTATGCTTGCAGGAAGACGGGAATAGGTTCTGCAGCAGCAGCTACAGCCTACAGGGCCAAATTCGCACGCTCCCTCGGCAGTATCGCCTAGTGTAGCTGCTGCTGCCTCTCCGTCCAGTTCCGGCCAGCTCGCGCGCCGCGCCGGCCATGATGCTGCTCGCGCGCAGCCTCCGCTCCCGCCTCCGCCCCCcgctcgcctccgccgccgcacCGTTCTCCTCGGtgtcggcggcagcggcggaggcGGAGCGGGCGGTGCGGGACGGGCCCAGGAACGACTGGACCCGgcccgagatccaggccatctacGACTCGCCGCTGCTCGACCTCCTCTTCCACGGGGTACGTACGCACGCCTCCTTGAGCTTCCGTCTGTTGTCCCCTGTTCCGAGCTGGCAACGATGGAAATTTCAGAGTGGTTTCGGGCTCTCAGCTCTAGATTCGGTGCCAGGATTGCTCCATTTGCGAGCTTTGGATTGTGGCGAGTAGATGGGGAGTCTAATTGGGCTACCTTTCTCATATATTTTGGTTTAGATATTTGTCTTTCTAGTGACAGAGTGGCGGATTTTTGTTTATCCTCGTTCTTATCAAATAATCTGGAGACTATGCCGTGTCCAGCTAACACCACTTGGACTTAGTACTAGTAGTAATATAATATCAATCAGTAGTGTCAAATTGAATAGGGTTTCATACTTGATGTTGGATTTTAGCAGAGATTTTCTCGGTCATGCTTGATGTCCAATTAGAAAATTACCATTGACATAAAAGGTCATACtaagtactactccctccgttccataattcttgtcgtggttttagctaacggagggagtacttgatAAAGTTTCGATATCGAAGCTTGTAAATGGTTTAGTATTGCCACTCTCATGATCTAGacttgtctaaatttggatgtatctagatagaTCCAAATTTAGAAGAATCTAAAACATCCATTATGGGATGGAggggatacatccaaatttagaaaaatctaAAACATCCATTATGGGATGGAGGGGAtgcatccaaatttagacaaatctaagacatcCTTTATGGGATGGAGGGAGTCCTATTTTAGAATTTTCTACAGCTTTATTCCGAGAGAAGATTTTTAAATGCTTAATGTCTTGCCAATAAATGATAGCGCATTCATTTGAATCTTAGATGTCAATCTTTCGTGTTGATAATTTTTCATAAGGATAATCTATTTATTTACTTGGTAATCTGTACTGTACTGGCAATAGGAAAGTACTGTCCCCAAGGACACTGAGGGACGATAATATGGAAATTTGCATCAAGGATTTTGCATACATCATATTTGGATGCTTAGATTATCTCACCTTTAGGAGGCTTTATTTCGTGGGAATGGTTTTTTTTAGGTATCCGAGTTCATATGATTGTACCAGGAAAGGATACACCTTTTCTTAGATCCTTAATTTCTTACTCTTTAATGATAGATGGTATTCATTAACAAACTTCGCATGAGTAGAGTAATGCACAAGTCAAGATATTAGGTATAACAACACTACTCATTTGATGTAAAACCGTAACGGTTCTGATCAACTTGGCTTGTCACAGCTTCACCACATGGATAGGTAAGCTTAGTGCCTTTGTGTTGGTTATATATACAAATGGGATACAGTGTGAAATCATTGCACTTATTTGTTGTTCTGTTCAGCAAATTCACCACCTGTTCCTGTAGCATCATTTCATCCTAAGGAAGAACTGTTACCTTTGTTCCTCATAGAATAAATCTTAGTTGCCTGTCTTCGTTTAACCAGATAATATTGTCATCTTTTGTAGGCTCAGGTCCATAGGAATGTTCATAAATTTAGAGAAGTGCAGCAGTGCACACTTCTGTCAATAAAAACTGGTGGGTGCAGTGAAGATTGTTCATACTGCCCTCAGTCTTCAAGATACAGTACTGGACTGAAGGCTGAGAAATTGATGAAGAAAGACGCTGTCCTAGAAGCAGCACAAAAGGTACTGTTTGTGTAACGATTTCCTGACGGTGAACAACTTCACTTGTTCAGTTTTCAATTCTTGCAAGTGACGATCTGAGTCTTTTCTTGATGACTTTGAACTTCTCTTTATGGTACATAGAAATGTTGGATCTATTGCTATCACAGTTCACAGATACATGCTTAATTATCATGTAACTTCTTCTGAATTATTGCCTCTCAGGCAAAGGAGGCTGGGAGCACCCGATTTTGCATGGGAGCGGCATGGAGAGAGACAATCGGCAGGAAAACAAATTTCAACCAGATTCTTGAATATGTCAAGGACATAAGGTATTTATTGAGAAAGCTAGCATGATAGAATTAGTGTGTACACATATTCGATCACACTGCATAGAATATGAGGCGATATTAGGATAAATGCAGTTACCTTTATCATATATTTATTTTAATAATTAGATCGATATCTGTGCAGAGGTATGGGCATGGAGGTCTGTTGCACCCTGGGCATGCTAGAGAAACAACAAGCTGAAGAACTCAAGAAGGCTGGACTTACAGCATATAATCATAACCTAGATACATCAAGAGAATATTACCCCAACATTATTTCTACAAGATCATATGATGATAGATTACAGACTCTTCAGCATGTCCGTGAAGCTGGAATAAGCGTCTGTTCAGGTGATTATGCTTAAATCACTGACAATTCTAACTTCCATTGTGTGAGACTGAGTTCCTATGTGTCTTTGCCTCTTTAGTAATGCACAACTTCCTGTTTTCAGGCGGAATTATTGGTCTTGGAGAGGCGGAGGAAGACCGTGTAGGGTTGTTGCACACGCTGGCTACTTTACCTACACACCCAGAGAGTGTTCCTATCAATGCACTGATCGCTGTCAAAGGCACGCCTCTTCAGGATCAGAAGGTATGTCATGCAGTTCATTATTTTCTGTAGGTTAATATGCCAAAACCTATTGTAATACAGACTTGTATACTAATTTTGTTTGCTAACTAATGCACAATATCAGCCTGTGGAGATATGGGAGATGATCCGCATGATTGCCAGCGCACGGATCGTGATGCCAAAGGCAATGGTGAGGCTCTCGGCAGGGCGAGTACGGTTCTCCATGCCAGAACAAGCTCTCTGCTTTCTCGCGGGGGCCAACTCCATCTTCGCCGGTGAAAAGCTCCTCACAACTGCGAACAATGACTTCGATGCGGACCAGGCGATGTTCAAGATCCTTGGCCTAATTCCCAAGGCTCCAAACTTTGGCGACGAAGAGGCCACAGCGGCTGTTGCATCATCCACGGAGAGATGTGATCAAGCTGCTTCTATGTAAAATGCCGCGGTAGATTCTCGAGACCACATCCGGTGCAAAACTAGCACCATTATCTCCAGCTAGAGCATTGTATTGTAGGGATCATTATATTTTGTAGTAACATCAGATTGATCCAAATAAAAGTGGGTGTTCTTTTCATGGCCTTCCCGGGCACTGTCGGCAGTTGTGCCGTTTTGTTTTCAGTCAGGCTGCTGCGCTGGGAATGTTCCTATAAATTTTAGTGCAAATGAATTTAAGAAAAACAAAAATCATATGATTTACAAGCGTGAATAAAACATATCACACAGGAAAACTTTCAATTAAAAATCTGCCAATCAATCTGAAATCCTTTAAATCAAACTCTTAAATATAAACTAGCAAAAGTTGCCTGTGTGTACTGGGAGATAGAAAGATCAAAGTTTTTTCCCTAATTCGAAGGACCCGCATAACCCTAGGCTTAATTTGGCCTTTAATATAAAAATCTTTAATTTTTTATTAGGTATAGTTTTTCCTTTTTAATTTGGTATTCATTTAATCtactattttatttttttataaaaaGAATATATTAATAACAAAAGATACCATGCAACAGCgcaacaccctaatggcagtacggatgcacacaaccaaaaaaataaaagaaaactaagaaagaaaagtcccgctatagTATCTCATGCCTAGAAACAGTAATACATCCACCCCCtaaacaacacctgaaatacagactctccaaaagcgatgcCTGTAAGAAGGGGAATAATGCACCAGAGCCGTCATcatccgatcaaagatcttaggttttcaccttgaagatagtccccgctctcaaaataataccttcaacaaggtcattgtcaggcacaaccagttaaggccagatcttgggttttcacccggaaagATAGGACTCTAAACTGCACCTGTGCTGtcacccccactttcataccacagCTGCgaatcccggaacaccaagcaagttcctcaacatcgcggagactttaactgtcgttgcctaatcgacggtaccctggaggagggatcctcacgagggggagaagaagtaggggccattgggcggagtgcacacgggacggtggtacgcgatttacccagcttcggaacacctgcacgaggacagggcctactgctgcttgtctggaattatctgggcgctttcgcgatgttacaatgagttgaggttctgcctctagggctcccgtgatccggcttataaaggcgcacggatctagggtttacacggagagtcctacccggatacaggtctcctaactacggtacaatgtcttgccgtgtacgccaaggatccgcccttccatctatgtcgtgccggatccgggtcccttaatgggcctccgtggatccgggttcctcctcaatgtcggttggattcggctccctgctcctgtttCCGCCTCGCTAGTCCATCATGGTCTCTGACAacattggtaacgcggagaaacttgaagaactccaacttcacattttcttccttttccaacttatagccggaaaatgctcccatcctgtgggacttcatccatcgacgatcCGAAATacgtttccgggttactcccctgcttgcgaatgagagccaacttaccttcacgcaattacccggaatcttaaaagactcaaatggttccgccaattctggcgccattttcgcgcgatttgtgcggtaacttatctctagccatttttaccgtttagggtttaggacacgtgtcacgcatccaacggtgcgacgcttgcgttccgaccacaggatgcggagcacgaatctcgtcccgccggcctataaatatccgccgtcgacgccttaaccctcattcaccccccctTCACCTCTCTGCCGAGCGCCGCCCCGAGCTCCCTCTCTGCCGTGCCGGAATCTCGCCGGAGCTTCGCCGGAGCTGCTTCGCCGCCGCGTcgagttcatcctgttcttaacatcagcgagccaccgcgcggaaacctcgtcgccggcgaccccGACCACCGCAGAAGCCATTACGGTGAGTTCTCGAACTTCGctctcgcgccgtagttggtagggatgaacttggggaagacGATGCTGGATCCGACTAAAGAACATTTTCCGCCATTCgtcttttcttcagatgtcttcaacgactccgcctccagccTCTGAACCGATCCTGGCCactccaatctcctccgcccctccacctttCGTCCCAGTTAAGCTGGGTCCTTCAAAGGATTCTGGCAAGGAGACTGAAGGGACATCTGCTAACCCGGAGAAGGCTTCCGGAGAAGATCAGGCGGATCACAAGGCGGAAGAGATCGCCGCCAAAAAATCAAAGGCTCGCCAGCGAGACGctgaagccaagggaaaatggtggccatgcaccaccactAAGATGGAGCTAACGAatctcgaggcggagggcttcctgcaacccggaagctggaggtcagttcctaATGCCTTAGCCCCAGCTCCGGaggacaacgagatggtgctgacgaaagcactggtggagcggggcttttcatttccgccttcggacttcttcctggagatcctgaaggtttatgggctccagccccataacatctctccgaacagcgtgcttgcgatcagcaatcacgtcaccctctgcgagggccatctccgggtaactcccgagctcCCCCTGTTCAAATACTACTtcactgtcaagaaggagaggatccggaactccaccgagctagcaacatgcggatccatcaccttcatgatccgcccaggccgcgtctacccccacaccgaccgccatgaatccgcgcggtactggtctgggggcttcttctatttgaaggacgtttccgacccggcgagcacaaggaaactgccgccgttcaagaactgccccgccaccgagcttccgacatggacgcactgccctcacctctccgagtcgccccagctcacacgcgccgtaaggcggatctgcaagctaacggaggaggggctgaccgggaaggacttgaccctttcctggttcaccaagcggatccagccgctccaacacagggaccagctgatgttccagtacacagggcgcgacgacccaatgcgcgccacaaaagacaatctttctgccgacgccatcgacaagaggatccagctcctcatcaagactccgcgtgaacttcacgttcacgtgtgcaacaaagacattcacatgaatggctccggaaccgcggtacatcGTCTTGGCTTTAGTCCATTGTTTTCCTTCGCATTTCAaactttttgtctaagtgtttaacactgtgcactagctcgaggcCCTTGAAGAGagcgaactcggaactctccttCGGGTTCCCACCACTGGCAACACGGATCCAGAGGCTGCATCAGAAGCGGAAGCTCACGAAGCTCCGCGCCCtcctaagaggaagaggccggctccttccagccccgccgctaaacgcgcccgcgaagtgcctagcactgcggccactcggaaagcggaggcggaaaagaaacgcctcaagctgattaacaccagcaacaaggggcagccagccatccagcatttcttcaagccttccgggtaagtgtcTGTTTCCGAGTTCCAAGTTCTGGCTTCACAAGTAAACCTTTACTTAATTGTCATGCTTTTTTCCTTTtactgaagttccggaagccagccccccaaggctccaaaggtcttgaagaagaaggtcaagccgtctccggcttcagtTCCTGTTACTCCTGAGGTGGAGATCCCACCCAAAGCTTCGTCtgcctccaagccggatcccaaagatgtcatcaaccttgatgaccttccggaagatcccgccgaccacggcgattccgccaagggtgcctccTCGTCTGCTCCTCCACAAGATCAAACAGATGCCACTTTCGCGGAGCCCACAGAGGAAGAATACGAGGAGAAAGTGAAGCTCGTTCAAGCCTCCAATGCGATCCGGGTGGACCCCCGACCGACTCAGTCTCTTCAAAAGCTTACCCTCGcagagcgtcacgcggaagtttccgccatgctgaacaaggtctggggaaagtcggatgaggagatgcaagagcTCACCGACCTGGAGGATGGTCTGAGAGTGttcttcgccaagcacaaggaagtgcggcaggtgatactagcccccaagcattgggtcagacatttccgtgtaacatgtgttagccgatgctttctcaagatgtaccttaggcggaaatttaaaattttatgccctcaagactttgaattcctcgccagccctcgagattttaaatatccggctaactcctctctgcttctcagacgacgcggaaattgcacgaagatctccgcattcatgtgctggagcagatcacGAAGATCGAAGGGCTGCGTCAGAACGCGGAAAACAGCCAGAAGGCTATCCAGCTTCTTGAGACCCGCCTCCATGGTACGAGATCCGAGTTTTGATTTCGTATACTGATATAACTGTTCATGATGTATGACATGTGCAACTTTTCCGCctacagaagaaactgccaagcattcctcgtttgatgagctgtccgccaaggtcaaggtgcttgaggcggagaacgaatccctcaaaaccttcatccaagaatcctccaacaaggagactgaggcgaggaaggagctctccgagaaacatgcccgcgacctggcggatCTGAATGAAAAACTGAAGAAGAGCCAGGGTCGCGTGACTTCCTTGGTTGGCAAAAACAAagttctagaagcggaggcggaggccatcg
It includes:
- the LOC127316516 gene encoding PTI1-like tyrosine-protein kinase 3, which produces MRRWFCCAHVDTPYQEEFPNSPEKANGNGFTQIGDHGKAPPSIEVPELSFDELKEKTDDFGSTALVGEGSYGRVYYAVLENGTHVAVKKLDTSADPEPDDEFIAQVAVISRLKHEHFVDMLGYCLEGDQRLLAYEFATMGSLHDILHGRKGVAGSQPGPALDWMQRIKIVVDAAKGLEYLHEKVQPSVVHRDIRSSNVLLFEDYKAKIADFNLSNQSPDMAARLHSTRVLGTFGYHAPEYAMTGQLTQKSDVYSFGVVILELLTGRKPVDHTMPRGQQSLVTWATPRLGEDKVKQCVDPRLNGDYPPKGVAKLAAVAALCVQYESEFRPSMSIVVKALSPLLINKPQQQPAAPDTPSDG
- the LOC127316515 gene encoding biotin synthase, mitochondrial: MMLLARSLRSRLRPPLASAAAPFSSVSAAAAEAERAVRDGPRNDWTRPEIQAIYDSPLLDLLFHGAQVHRNVHKFREVQQCTLLSIKTGGCSEDCSYCPQSSRYSTGLKAEKLMKKDAVLEAAQKAKEAGSTRFCMGAAWRETIGRKTNFNQILEYVKDIRGMGMEVCCTLGMLEKQQAEELKKAGLTAYNHNLDTSREYYPNIISTRSYDDRLQTLQHVREAGISVCSGGIIGLGEAEEDRVGLLHTLATLPTHPESVPINALIAVKGTPLQDQKPVEIWEMIRMIASARIVMPKAMVRLSAGRVRFSMPEQALCFLAGANSIFAGEKLLTTANNDFDADQAMFKILGLIPKAPNFGDEEATAAVASSTERCDQAASM